The proteins below are encoded in one region of Naumovozyma castellii chromosome 6, complete genome:
- the SSN2 gene encoding Ssn2p (ancestral locus Anc_5.559): MSSSTPATMYRLEELFSSFYRIEKIEKINYHQYIPKNQDDQWPIQMELLLRKKNPQTLVALLSRSLWCFSINDNPLPNLPNIGNPNNSDENVVPDKTGNFTCEYSKPNLPPHYALFLKALRRMIYINLGLASNNKLIQFGNACIGLKQKVPTELLQLEPHLFANGDLAITICKKDMGLIKMAEDKMDDKFLRSHALYLAPSGIRTYLAPNSKGVYFSPPPNNAEILLMTLAVSHGINLSDDGDLKWVTVIPHLGHLNGYTPTIASYMNSPTDVRKIIWPLGLLFAQPALDIEASNDASKSLCQNFQTTLDIIDDFIQLKQTSSYRTPGSSGAIGTNPLSSGSAYTDQLRHYYKNNSVGSHPNDTVSPSLDRLMTSSMGNAGSTELMQTPLVNKANVNELFNGNPNNKKQASDPEVSSYKDDLEQVKNSLLEKNEDSVFIPNDRLGNSISKVVPEGYDVSTVDKELFGDDEDDEDLFGESNDNSLDDENRVTDTRRNDPDEITEDMFGMSDDDDGTNKASYATNTNTNIDTFFDSANSLSTPIKKSNLKRKYLDIPIEEITLPNDPLYTDPGAPLPVETPRDRRKSVFAPLNFNPIIESNVDNKYRNGGKFSFSPIQKDESLKFDLSSGAISSSEDEESDSDDDDFAYLTLGQDLRSMDGEPHDQSHFLGYPPIPGAGEPLSMGYNGGNDFIVGTEAVKDGSNSIWRLPQSELPTTDSPLKTVESSIQPMDPKLKSAMHESNMTTRPKITEEQSPASAGNIIQSSLPEGHATLPEITPTGTNLIVESSNSLPFLLRHMPLSSIPDVFRLSNPSIPLSEMYPDMLDLLSEQIVFDYDALQNMGIPRLKYKGINECKKGLVYDTLSKIFTAFERIDGNQIIDKFYPIKQPFVFIRKNQELIKIKADFQPFCKYLNLRPPNGIKNFKCLILTDSFKDDCINFVSTLSQSYIGHEYGFCELLKLNAENYQGLIYLKDFGKNRLLLLAAQIVSYCATNKSSEKDVPLMMILPLNSNDLSELVRKVKIFQTIRNEVKAKISNKELFLKVIPMDFISNPLTSVDDCSNLCVSIYNILPLKLSKFTTIAKKLPETITFRTLQNSTGSAAIHYDEYIHLAYARSLDKAWVFAALTDSNGNENLIKSWYVGTSKTKFDDACNQIWSLALSLSNKKYGKICLILTRLDGILPDDELMNWRRLSGRNIHLAVVCVDDNTKITFLDKDRLYPTFKPILRDEKLARKFNPNNFDDYELRNTDEDIHGVIFQNPFLLSNSQHRCAIKSGALIKFRRCRDDTIWDKFEVNLLNCPHADSTELLETILEEFRNLASLNIWFGVSNGEHSHIPWHVLAVKKMMNTLVHARVDVLEEPIS; the protein is encoded by the coding sequence ATGAGCAGTAGTACACCAGCAACTATGTACAGATTAGAGGAGCTGTTCTCAAGTTTTTATCGAATTGAGaagattgaaaagattaattatcatcaatataTACCCAAGAATCAAGATGATCAGTGGCCCATACAAATGGAATTGTTGctgaggaagaagaatccTCAAACGTTGGTAGCATTGTTATCAAGAAGTCTGTGGTGTTTTAGCATAAACGATAATCCTTTACCAAATCTGCCTAATATAGGCAACCCAAATAACTCAGATGAGAATGTGGTTCCCGATAAAACTGGTAATTTTACATGTGAATATTCAAAACCTAACCTACCTCCTCATTATGCTTTGTTCTTGAAAGCCCTTCGAAGAATGATCTATATTAATTTGGGTTTGGCATCTAACAATaaattgattcaatttgGGAATGCATGTATAGGATTGAAGCAGAAGGTACCTACAGAATTATTACAATTAGAACCACATTTATTCGCCAATGGTGATTTGGCTATAACAATATGTAAGAAGGATATGGGTTTGATTAAGATGGCCGAAGATAAAATGGATGATAAGTTTCTACGATCCCATGCCTTATATTTAGCTCCTTCAGGAATACGAACTTACCTTGCACCCAATAGTAAGGGAGTATATTTTAGCCCACCACCAAACAATGCAGAGATCTTGTTAATGACATTAGCAGTGTCTCATGGTATCAACTTGTCAGATGACGGTGATCTTAAATGGGTCACTGTAATACCTCATTTAGGTCATCTCAATGGTTATACACCCACAATTGCTTCCTATATGAACTCACCTACTGATGTACGAAAGATCATTTGGCCATTAGGATTGTTATTTGCCCAACCAGCGCTAGACATAGAAGCTTCAAACGACGCAAGTAAATCATTATGTCAAAACTTTCAAACTACTTTAGATATCATTGACGattttattcaattaaaaCAGACATCATCATATAGAACACCCGGGAGCTCGGGAGCTATTGGTACGAACCCATTGAGCTCTGGAAGCGCCTATACAGACCAACTTCGACATTATTATAAGAATAACTCGGTGGGATCACATCCTAATGATACTGTATCGCCATCGTTAGACCGCCTTATGACTTCCTCGATGGGCAATGCCGGTAGTACTGAGCTAATGCAAACTCCGTTGGTCAACAAGGCAAATGTAAATGAACTATTTAACGGTAATCCCAACAACAAAAAGCAAGCCAGCGATCCAGAAGTCTCCTCATATAAAGATGATTTAGAACAGGTTAAGAACTCTCTGCTTGAAAAAAACGAGGATAGTGTATTTATACCAAATGATAGACTTGGGAATAGTATATCGAAGGTAGTTCCCGAAGGGTATGATGTTTCTACAGTGGacaaagaattatttggagatgatgaagatgatgaggattTATTTGGTGAAAGTAACGACAATTCTctagatgatgaaaatagaGTTACTGATACAAGGAGAAACGATCCAGATGAAATTACAGAAGATATGTTCGGTATGTCTGACGATGATGACGGAACTAACAAAGCCAGTTATGCCACAAATACAAATACCAATATTGACACGTTTTTTGATTCTGCCAATTCATTGAGCACACCtattaagaaatcaaatctaaaaagaaaatatctCGATATACCAATTGAGGAAATCACTTTACCAAACGATCCACTATATACAGATCCAGGTGCTCCACTTCCTGTAGAAACGCCGAGAGATAGACGTAAAAGTGTTTTCGCACCATTAAATTTTAATCCAATTATTGAGAGCAATGTAGACAACAAATACAGAAATGGCGgcaaattttcatttagTCCAATACAAAAGGAcgaatcattgaaatttgacCTCTCAAGTGGAGCGATTTCAAGttcagaagatgaagaaagtgactccgatgatgatgattttgcATATCTGACTCTTGGGCAGGACTTGAGATCTATGGATGGTGAACCTCATGATCAGTCACACTTTCTTGGCTATCCACCAATCCCAGGTGCTGGTGAGCCTCTATCAATGGGGTATAATGGAGGGAACGATTTTATTGTAGGTACAGAAGCGGTTAAAGATGGCTCCAATTCTATTTGGAGACTACCACAAAGTGAACTACCTACAACTGATTCACCGTTGAAGACTGTTGAATCTTCAATACAGCCAATGGATCCTAAATTAAAATCAGCAATGCATGAGAGCAATATGACGACAAGACCAAAAATAACTGAAGAGCAATCACCAGCTTCAGCTGGAAACATTATACAGTCCAGTTTACCAGAAGGGCATGCAACTCTTCCTGAGATAACTCCCACTGGGACGAACTTAATCGTGGAATCCTCAAATAGCCTGCCATTTTTGCTAAGGCATATGCCTTTGTCATCTATTCCTGATGTTTTCAGATTATCAAATCCATCGATACCATTATCAGAGATGTACCCCGATATGCTAGACCTACTATCTGAACaaattgtttttgattATGATGCTCTGCAAAATATGGGCATCCCAAGGTTAAAGTACAAAGGGATAAACGAATGTAAAAAGGGTTTGGTATATGACACCTTGTCGAAAATTTTTACTGCCTTTGAAAGGATTGATGGGAATCAAATTATAGATAAGTTTTATCCAATTAAGCAACCATTCGTCTTCATTAGAAAAAATCAAGAActaattaaaattaaagcTGATTTTCAACCATTTTGCAAATATCTGAATCTTCGCCCACCTAATGGTATCAAGAATTTTAAATGTTTGATTTTGACCGATTCCTTTAAGGATGATTGTATTAATTTTGTGTCCACTCTTTCCCAGAGTTATATTGGCCACGAGTATGGTTTTTGCGAATTGCTTAAACTAAATGCAGAAAATTATCAAGgattgatttatttgaaagattttggaaagaataggttattattattagcCGCACAGATCGTTTCTTACTGCGCTACAAATAAAAGTTCAGAAAAGGATGTAcctttgatgatgattttacCGTTAAACTCAAACGATTTATCTGAACTGGTCAGGAAAGTCAAGATCTTCCAGACAATACGTAATGAGGTCAAGGCAAAGATTtctaataaagaattattcCTGAAGGTCATTCCTATGGATTTTATTAGTAACCCATTGACTTCTGTTGATGATTGTAGCAATTTATGTGTGAGCATTTATAATATCCTTCCTCTAAAGTTGTCTAAATTCACTACCATTGCTAAAAAGCTGCCTGAGACTATTACTTTTAGAACACTGCAAAATAGCACCGGATCAGCTGCAATTCATTATGATGAATACATTCATCTCGCATATGCCAGGAGTTTAGATAAGGCGTGGGTTTTTGCCGCATTAACTGATAGCAACGGTAATgagaatttgataaaatcATGGTATGTAGGTACCTCGAAAACAAAGTTCGATGATGCTTGTAATCAGATATGGTCATTGGCGCTTTCCTTGTCAAACAAAAAGTATGGTAAAATCTGTTTGATTTTGACGAGATTAGATGGGATATTACcggatgatgaattgatgaattggagACGTTTATCTGGTAGAAATATACACTTAGCCGTGGTCTGTGTAGATGATAACACGAAGATAACTTTCTTGGATAAGGATAGGTTGTATCCTACGTTCAAACCAATTCTAagagatgaaaaattggcaAGAAAATTCAACCCAAACAATTTTGACGATTATGAACTGAGGAAtactgatgaagatattcatGGTGTTATATTCCAGAATCCATTTTTGTTATCAAACTCTCAGCATCGGTGTGCCATTAAAAGCGGAGctttaattaaattcaGGAGATGTCGAGACGATACAATCTGGGATAAGTTCGAAGTGAATTTACTAAACTGCCCACACGCAGACAGTACTGAATTACTGGAAACTATTTTAGAGGAGTTCAGAAACTTAGCATCCTTAAACATTTGGTTCGGAGTCTCTAATGGTGAACATTCACACATACCATGGCATGTTCTGGCTGtcaagaaaatgatgaatacTCTCGTTCATGCACGGGTTGATGTTCTTGAAGAGCCAATAAGTTAA
- the NCAS0F01240 gene encoding putative hydrolase (ancestral locus Anc_5.560), translating to MAPMLPKHSNHDDTKGILLLNETKKLGIGDLSRYIISVDKKKLEDSGICIEELFLRIKNEESPLLRPVYLTGPYTFYVDVRPHNYHEDEIFEGDEVIPFCEHLKPDARFKTKIFLNKHSRVANTNTYSWTVDILSQLCVIPTPTLKYSFRIATTKKETKNGSKGKKPVKMDGFEVKLLDTSSLWSFPPKYPNKPVHLVIMTHGIFSNIGCDMLYMKDKIEETANSVPEDINPNVVVRGCMKNMGKSAHGVHYLGKRVAEYIIETVDELNKKYKVDKISFIGHSLGGPTQGMAVHYISVKRPDIFHPTKGIKPVNFITLASPFIGVIGDFPLYVSLPLDAGSLGLTGRDLNLKYTPLTSKDGLTTDGNAAKTKLILEIIPQPPALAIFERFVHRTLYANVVHDGIVPLRTAALLYLDWNSLAKAKRIQDRSSSTQEAATPNVPDDSSVSRSETGSPSPNARHETPTGEIPSSGIDKKAALRWALPLPSKRSKFKRGQVTESSMEDSSGNGSTTETDDNDANEFTAPPEASTMLAALSVLTAPLPSQEYIKNPEVRHHDAIVHDKIYTPKEIPRAHYANRPAIKKVIYPNESVNRTQERIARQWQMTMNWRKVLVKIKPDSHNNIVVRRRFVNLYGDVAVSHMVEEHFGVEASRKYSELS from the coding sequence ATGGCGCCTATGCTTCCCAAACATTCTAATCACGATGACACAAAAGGTATTTTATTGCTGAACGAAACGAAGAAACTTGGAATTGGTGATCTTTCAAGGTACATTATATCTGTagataagaagaaattagaagaTAGTGGTATCTGTATCGAAGAGTTGTTCTTAAGAATAAAAAACGAAGAGAGTCCACTACTTCGTCCTGTGTATCTGACGGGACCTTACACCTTCTATGTTGATGTAAGACCACATAATTATCATGAggatgaaatatttgaaggTGATGAAGTGATTCCATTCTGTGAACACTTGAAGCCGGATGCAAGGTTTAAGACGaagatttttttgaataaacaTTCACGTGTGGCAAATACCAATACTTATTCTTGGACTGTTGATATTCTTTCACAACTCTGTGTAATCCCCACACCAACATTGAAATATAGTTTCAGAATTGCAACTACTAAGAAGGAAACTAAAAATGGATCAAAAGGTAAGAAACCTGTGAAAATGGACGGTTTTGAGGTCAAATTACTCGATACGAGTTCATTATGGAGCTTCCCACCAAAGTATCCAAATAAACCTGTACATTTAGTTATAATGACACATGGTATTTTTTCTAATATTGGTTGTGATATGTTATACATGAAggataaaattgaagagaCGGCAAATTCAGTTCCAGAGGATATTAATCCAAATGTTGTGGTGAGGGGCTGTATGAAAAATATGGGGAAATCAGCTCATGGGGTGCATTATTTAGGTAAGAGAGTTGCAGAATACATTATAGAAACAGTcgatgaattgaataagaAGTATAAAGTGGACAAGATTTCATTTATCGGTCATTCGTTAGGTGGACCCACTCAAGGTATGGCGGTTCATTATATATCTGTAAAGAGACCTGATATATTCCACCCAACAAAAGGTATTAAACCAGTTAATTTTATTACTCTAGCAAGTCCATTCATTGGAGTCATTGGTGATTTTCCTTTATACGTTTCTTTACCTCTAGATGCAGGTTCTTTGGGATTAACTGGTAGAGATTTGAATCTGAAATATACTCCCTTGACATCGAAAGATGGACTAACGACTGATGGGAATGCTGCAAAAACCAAGCTTATCTTGGAAATAATACCACAACCACCGGCATTAgcaatatttgaaagatttgtGCATCGAACCCTATATGCAAATGTTGTACATGATGGTATTGTCCCATTAAGGACAGCAGCTCTACTTTATTTGGATTGGAATAGTTTAGCTAAGGCCAAAAGGATACAGGATAGATCAAGTTCTACACAAGAAGCCGCTACGCCAAATGTACCAGATGATTCATCAGTATCACGTTCAGAAACTGGATCTCCAAGTCCAAATGCCAGGCATGAGACTCCAACAGGTGAAATTCCATCTAGTGGTATAGATAAGAAGGCAGCTTTAAGATGGGCATTACCTCTTCCATCTAAGAGAAGTAAGTTTAAAAGGGGTCAAGTAACGGAAAGTTCCATGGAAGATTCGTCTGGCAATGGATCCACCACTGAAACGGATGATAATGACGCTAATGAATTCACTGCACCACCAGAAGCCTCCACCATGCTTGCTGCCCTTTCAGTTCTTACGGCGCCATTACCTAGTCAGGAGTACATTAAAAACCCTGAAGTGAGACATCATGATGCAATTGTACATGATAAGATATATACTCCAAAAGAAATACCGAGGGCACATTATGCGAATAGACCTGCTATTAAAAAGGTCATTTATCCAAATGAAAGTGTTAATCGAACCCAAGAACGTATTGCAAGACAGTGGCAAATGACGATGAATTGGAGGAAAGTATTGGTGAAGATAAAACCTGATTCTCATAACAATATTGTTGtgagaagaagatttgttAATCTATATGGTGATGTTGCTGTTTCCCATATGGTAGAAGAGCACTTCGGTGTGGAGGCTAGTAGAAAATATTCTGAATTATCATAA
- the NCAS0F01250 gene encoding uncharacterized protein codes for MQPSTQATQKDNTAENKDNHNMVINCLSNICCVIV; via the coding sequence ATGCAACCTTCCACTCAAGCTACCCAAAAAGACAACACTGCTGAAAACAAGGACAACCACAACATGGTTATCAACTGTTTGAGTAACATCTGCTGTGTTATCGTCTAA
- the NCAS0F01260 gene encoding uncharacterized protein → MGWHAQTNTLYAGSVNLYGGQVYLWQGDIPSTSMSNKSCNRRSCMFPKRANACIRKLKREMILRQSQRVNKGTLVNSQYSRKRLVNLFLFSKDQVRVSCGTFSKKKPLLQRASTPPQLFFHNCVHTCSISLRRRTYSVQFGQLVTDTTKTMFSLGLSHPGFSLLQIILYPFLSAVS, encoded by the coding sequence ATGGGCTGGCATGCTCAAACCAACACCTTGTATGCTGGTAGTGTAAATCTTTACGGGGGACAAGTGTACCTTTGGCAAGGTGACATACCTTCCACATCCATGTCAAACAAAAGCTGTAACCGCCGATCGTGTATGTTTCCCAAAAGGGCAAATGCCTGCATACGTAAGCTGAAACGGGAAATGATTCTCAGACAATCACAGCGCGTAAACAAAGGCACGCTAGTGAATAGCCAATATAGTCGCAAAAGACTAGTCAatctcttcttgttctcGAAGGATCAGGTCAGGGTTTCTTGTGGCACATTCTCTAAAAAGAAACCTCTTCTTCAGCGTGCCAGCACCCCCCCTcaacttttttttcacAATTGCGTACATACGTGTAGTATTTCtctaagaagaagaacataCTCAGTACAATTTGGACAGCTCGTTACCGATACTACCAAAACTATGTTCTCTTTGGGTTTATCGCACCCTGGATTCTCGCTTTTACAGATTATACTGTATCCTTTTCTTTCGGCGGTTAGCTAA
- the ECM11 gene encoding Ecm11p (ancestral locus Anc_5.561): MTIIKTESNCEEIKDSNKSLRENLFNEQVIRNGTTNSNGSDSRPAQIDKEMDKNSKEERRQKNSSKKKKLATFLLNTKDITMGGADKDEIVIKQEPDAKDRTTTSQELSETTEKKRKRKLLENESASSTKSSKKLNVMVVEGSSPHKEKLSSLKENRVPVKKNNDLDVIENPGEYPQINKLLYESSKKEPVDKEGFMSVLPGVEQEDEINFGIQVCNWSLDEWIECGQHLHEEYGVLVTELIKQRIELSVKFEVVTSVINQRAEALNCQGKILDDKLIKIKELGKEILNII; this comes from the coding sequence ATGACCATAATAAAAACTGAATCAAATTGTGAAGAGATTAAGGATTCAAATAAAAGCCTCAGGGAGAATTTGTTTAACGAACAAGTAATTCGTAATGGAACcacaaattcaaatggatCAGATAGCCGCCCAGCTCAAATTGACAAGGAAATGGACAAGAATTCGAAAGAGGAAAGAAGACAAAAGAATTcatccaagaagaagaaattggcaacttttttattaaataccAAGGATATAACCATGGGTGGTGCTGATAAAGATGAGATTGTCATTAAACAAGAACCTGATGCCAAGGACAGAACAACAACTTCACAAGAGCTCTCCGAAACAACTGAaaaaaagaggaaaagaaaactattggaaaatgaaagtgCATCATCAACCAAGAGTTCAAAGAAACTCAATGTAATGGTGGTTGAAGGATCTTCACCCCATAAAGAAAAACTTAGTAGTCTGAAAGAAAACAGAGTTCCagtaaagaaaaataatgatctCGATGTGATAGAAAACCCTGGCGAGTACCctcaaataaataaattattgtATGAATCGAGTAAAAAAGAACCCGTTGATAAAGAAGGATTTATGTCAGTACTCCCTGGCGTGGAACAGGAAGACGAAattaattttggaattCAAGTTTGTAATTGGTCTTTGGATGAATGGATCGAATGTGGACAGCATTTACATGAGGAATATGGTGTCCTTGTTACGGAATTAATCAAGCAAAGGATTGAACTGAGTGtcaaatttgaagttgTCACATCAGTAATTAACCAACGGGCAGAGGCGTTGAATTGCCAAGGTAAGATTTTGGATGATAAACTGATAAAGATCAAAGAATTAGGCAAAGAAATTctgaatataatataa
- the RPS17B gene encoding 40S ribosomal protein eS17 (ancestral locus Anc_5.562): MGRVRTKTVKRASKALIERYYPKLTLDFQTNKRLCDEIATIQSKRLRNKIAGYTTHLMKRIQKGPVRGISFKLQEEERERKDQYVPEVSALDLSHSKDVLNVDNQTADLVKSLGLKLPLSVINVSAQRDRRFRKRN, encoded by the exons atg gGTAGAGTTAGAACTAAGACCGTTAAGCGTGCTTCCAAAGCTTTGATTGAACGTTACTATCCAAAGTTGACCTTGGATTTCCAAACCAACAAGAGATTGTGTGATGAAATCGCTACTATTCAATCTAAGAGATTAAGAAACAAGATTGCTGGTTACACCActcatttgatgaagagaatTCAAAAGGGTCCAGTTAGAGgtatttctttcaaattgcaagaagaagaaagagaaagaaaggaTCAATACGTCCCAGAAGTTTCCGCTTTGGACTTGTCTCACTCTAAGGATGTCTTGAACGTTGATAACCAAACTGCTGACTTGGTCAAGTCTCTAGGTTTGAAGTTGCCATTATCTGTTATCAATGTCTCTGCTCAAAGAGACAGACGTTTCAGAAAGAGAAACTAA
- the ADA2 gene encoding chromatin-binding transcription regulator ADA2 (ancestral locus Anc_5.563), whose translation MNTSKDKHKQKQDSGAHRTTTSCRLTLTFFFHLHRMSNKFHCDVCSTDCTNRVRISCAVCPEYDLCVPCFAQGAYNGNHRPFHDYRIIETNSYPILCEDWGADEELALIKGAQTFGLGNWQDIADHLGSRDKEEVAAHYEKYYLNSPYYPIPDITQNIKVPQDEFLENRKKRIEAFRDKPLPPPMKPMASVPSCHEVQGFMPGRLEFETEFENEAEGPVKDMIFEPDDQPLDIELKFAILDIYNSRLTTRAEKKRLLFENNLLEYRKLQSIDKRRSKEAKELFNKLKPFAHIMTAQDFDEFSKDMLEELRCRSRIHQLQTWRSNGITTLEAGLKYERDKQTRITTLEKFGASSIHASPISNNVNGVRYRSTSVHRSNTDYSQNYSEGTGRKKNMTISDIQHGADYGLLSADEQQLCVQLKILPKPYLAIKELMFKELIRRAGNIDRQGCIKLLNIDPIKANKIYDFFVSQRWI comes from the coding sequence ATGAATACGTCAAAAGATAAAcataaacaaaaacaagatAGCGGAGCTCATCGAACAACCACTTCGTGTCGTCTCACTcttacatttttttttcaccTTCATAGGATGTCCAATAAGTTCCATTGCGATGTCTGTTCCACAGATTGTACCAATAGAGTAAGGATATCGTGTGCGGTATGCCCAGAATACGATTTATGTGTCCCCTGTTTCGCTCAAGGTGCATATAATGGGAACCATAGACCATTCCATGACTATAGAATTATAGAAACAAACTCATACCCGATATTATGTGAAGACTGGGGCgcagatgaagaattggctCTGATAAAGGGAGCTCAAACGTTCGGATTGGGTAATTGGCAAGATATTGCAGATCATCTCGGTAGTAGggataaagaagaagtagCTGCACATTATGAGAAGTACTATCTGAATAGTCCATATTATCCTATTCCTGATATCACCCAGAATATTAAAGTACCACAGGATGAATTTTTAGAAAATCggaagaaaagaattgaagCATTTAGGGACAAGCCATTGCCACCTCCCATGAAACCTATGGCCTCCGTTCCCAGTTGTCACGAAGTTCAAGGGTTTATGCCTGGTAGACTGGAATTTGAAACGgagtttgaaaatgaagcAGAAGGTCCCGTGAAGGATATGATTTTTGAACCTGATGATCAACCTTTagatattgaattgaaatttgcCATCttagatatatataattCAAGGTTAACTACCAGAGCTGAAAAGAAGAGGTTGTTGTTTGAGAATAATCTATTGGAATACAGGAAATTACAAAGTATAGACAAGAGAAGAAGTAAAGAAGCGAAAGAGTTGTTCAATAAACTGAAACCATTTGCACATATAATGACCGCCcaagattttgatgaattttccaaagataTGTTAGAAGAGTTACGATGTCGAAGTAGAATACATCAACTTCAAACGTGGAGAAGTAATGGTATCACGACATTAGAAGCTGGCCTTAAATACGAACGTGATAAGCAAACAAGAATAACTACTTTGGAAAAGTTTGGTGCTTCATCCATCCATGCTAGCCCAATATCGAATAATGTTAATGGTGTTCGATATAGATCTACTTCGGTCCATCGGTCCAATACTGATTATTCTCAAAATTATAGCGAAGGTACAGGtaggaagaaaaatatgacGATAAGCGATATTCAACATGGTGCAGACTATGGTTTGTTATCAGCAGATGAACAACAATTATGTGTTCAATTAAAGATTCTTCCCAAACCTTATTTAGCCATTAAAGAACTAATGTTTAAGGAATTGATACGAAGAGCTGGGAATATAGATAGACAAGGTTGTATTAAACTGTTGAACATTGATCCAATTAAGGCGAACAAAATCTATGATTTTTTCGTTTCTCAGCGGTGGATCTAA